GTCGTTATGTCTATTACAGGTATGTTGTTTCACTCTAATCAACTTCTATACTAGTGTCCAAGTTTATTTCATAATGTACTGTTTGATGAATTTCTATGATCTCTGTTTTTCGGCAGGCTTCCACTTTGTGCGACAAGTAGAATCCCTAGGCATAAATTACGGTCAAGTTGGAAACAATTTACCCCAACCACAAATAGTTCTTCAACTTTTAAGATCTCTGAAGATCACAAAAGCAAGAATCTACGATACAAATCCACAAGTTTTGACAGCATTTGCCAACTCTGGAGTTTCACTTATTGTGACAATTGAAAATGACATGCTAGCTACTATAATGGATCAACAACAAGCCCTTCAGTGGATCACTAACCACATTAAGCCATACGTTCCGGACACTAAGATCACTGGAATTGCAGTCGGGAATGAAGTCTTCACGGGAGACGATATAAGCCTAATCGACAAACTAGTGCCAGCCATCATAAGCATCCATAAAGCTTTAGTTTATCTAGGGCTAGATCAATCTATTCGAGTGTCAACCCCTTCTTCTCTAGCTGTTCTTGCTAATTCGTTTCCTCCATCAGCCGGCTGTTTCCAGCCCGAGCTGAATGAAATCATGACACAATTTTTGCACTTCTTGTCAAACACTAAATCCCCTTTTTGGATTAATGCATACCCTTACTTTGCATACAAAGATGATCCTAGTGGTATACCTTTAAACTATGTCCTCTTCAACACTAACAACGGAATGATCGATCCTCACACAAAGCTAAAGTACGACAATATGCTATATGCTCAAGTCGATGCAGTTGTTTATGCAATGGCTAGACTAGGATTTGGAGGGATTGAAGTCAAAGTTTCGGAGACAGGCTGGCCATCACAAGGTGATCCTAATGAGGTTGGAGCAACAGCAACAAATGCAGCAATTTATAATCGAAATTTGTTGAGAAGACAAATGAAAAATGAAGGAACTCCTTTGAAACCTAAATTAAAACTTGATGTTTATCTGTTTGCTTTGTTTAACGAGGACATGAAGCCCGGACCAGCGTCTGAAAGAAACTATGGTCTCTATGAACCTGATTTAACCATGGCATATAATGTCGGATTATCACCATCGACATCAACAGCTACCATTTCGCTCACTTCTACTGCAGATAATCTGGTAAATTCATAGTCATATTTTCTCTTCTATCAAAATTTAAGAAAATACGAAATGTATTCACTAATATGTGTTACTATGAAAGACATCAAATGTAGTAATTTTAATTTCATCATGTCAGTCATGAACAAAGTAATGAAAAAAAGTGTAGAAAATGAAGTCATGCTTATATACAAAAGTTATCGTTTTTATCCCCCCTTAATTCCACTCCTCCCGTTGGTTACCTATGATATGCAACAGGTGCCGAAGATGAATCATTGTTGCTTGATTTACACGATGTTTATACATATGCTGGCATTACAAGTTTTTGTAAGGAGACATATTAATTAGAAGAAACTAAAGGCTCAGTATCTAGCTTTATTTTGTTTGCTTCGCGAGGTCCTTACAGTTCATTTTCTAGCAGATAGATTAATGAGACAGTTCTTCTAACTTCTTGGAAGCTACAGATTGTGCATTATTTTCACAACAATCTGAAGATCAAGAGCTGGACCGGCCACCGACCAGTGACATCTTGGTTCTTTGTTGATCTTTTTGTAGGCTAAAGATGTGACAAGTTATTAGTTGGTTAATGGTCCTCATTCTTCAGAAATTAGTATATACTTGAAAAAAAATAGAATATTTGATGTATTTTGTATGCAAATTATAGTTGCTACATGATCCTCATTGTTTAGATTGGATCCGGAATAAAGAATTATTTTTGTATGCAATAAAACTTTCTTTGCAAGTATTTCAACGAGAAAAGGGAGAATCACAACATATCTGAGTAGCAAGGCCAGAATCAACTCACTGGTTGAGAAGAAAAGTAATTAACTGCTTTTTAACGTGGAATCCATAGCTAACTAACATTTCTTTTGCCTGTTCTGTTCTTTTTACACACGCATTTACGTTTGCATATTCAACAAGCAGGGCACTAATAATTTAGGGAAATGCTAAATATCTCAATTTTTTAACCCAAAAAATTTCTCAAATCGGATGTGTCACATGAATGGTTTGACAATCTTCTTTATAATAATATGGAATCTGCGTGCATTTAAATACACCCACAAATCAAAAGCAGTAATTGTGGAAAAAGAGCAAAAGTTTACCTTTCGTGTTCGTTCTTCTCCTTTTTTTTACTTAATTCGTATTAGTATGCGCAACAAAGAAACTTTATTCTTCGGATGGAATCGCGCGTCGGTGCCAGGTCAGTCCTATCGTTTTCCCAAAGACACTTTCCCATTGCATCTAATATATATTCCACTATGATTCAAAATTGTGATTAATATGCTTTTACACTCGGACCTAAAGATCTCCATGAAATAAATTTAGTTATCCCataatctatactatactataataaccggatGTATTTTGGTTAACCGCTCATTTTAGTTAACCCTTTCCATCTTGACCGTCAGATCTTCATCAACAAATATTCAGAACCGTTACATCCAAAAACTAAAAAAATGCGTTATACAAGTTTccaggttcgaatcccgtcaacaacaaacatttatattattatttataaagatacatataagttctcaggttcgaatcccgttaacaaaaaacatttatattattatttataaagatacatataaatTTTCAGGTTTGAATTTCACTAACAACAAATATTTGCATAGAtatcatcaatcatatactatttataTTATTTGAACTTAACTTAAAATTATATACAATCAAagtataattatttaattattatttagtatttaattatttatatataattttaataaaattaaataaaataaaaataaaaatatataaatatttaatcaAGACTTGTGCATCGCACGGGCCGTAAGCTAGTATATGTAAATACGAAAACAAATAACGTGATAGTATTTCTTGTTTGGATAAGTAACGTGATAGTATTTGATCATTCGATTTGTTATCAAAGTAATTAAAAATGTGTTAATGATTAATGAACAAATGCTTATATGTAAACCCTTATGTTTAATGTACTACTCCCTCCTTCCGGTTAAATTATATACGTTTGGTTAGGTCACGGATATTAAAAAAGTATAATTTTCTAGGAAATAGTAGCGAAAGTGTGTAAAGTGGCGGAACTGatcaatatttaaatatataaagtGAGTAGAAGAAATAATGGTGGTAAGTGAGATGTAGTTACTTCTTTTTGTTAGGTATAATTCTAAATAGAACTAACACTACGCGTAACAATGGGACAGTTATATATAACGAATTAACAAGAACAGACAAATTCAACCAAGTAACGAAATAAACACGAAGGTACAAACAATCTATAATTAGAGACCGAATTGACAAGAAATTAGAGAAAATCACTTAGCTCTATGAAGCTTTATCAAAATTAGAGAATCAGCTGAGTCGCCAAGCCCTCGAGaagacttgactgttcttgaagagattattgccccactTACGTTGTGATGAGTTGCCACAATATCACTTTCAGGATAAAACAACTAAGAGCGATCCGTTCATAGATACGAGAAGACTCAACAACGATCAACACCTTAGTTCACCAAGAAAATcaatgaatatatgtatatatatgtgggAGAGAGCCAGAGAGATGATGTTCTAGGGTTTCTTTCTATTTTCCCCAATCTATCTCCCTCTCAGATTTTCACACACTTCAACTTTTACTCTTCTCTATAAAAGTAAGGTATGTAATCTGATCTATTATATATTGTATAAgagtttaattattattattattaaaataataataatcttcactcaaatattaatatataatatacttatttatacaaAACATGTTTATATAGTTTTAGCAATTGGCTTCCAGTTCAGGCCGTGAGGGTAAACAAACCAAAACTTTTCAGCACCTGAGGACCTGAACATCTAGCCTCAGACCCTGAACATTGTAGAAACGTTTTCAGCATACCATCAGGTCCTGAGCTTCCAACCCCAGGCCCCGAACATTGCGAAAACTTATTTCAACAAATCATCGGGCCCTGAACCTCTAGCCTCATATTTTGAACATTGCATAAATTTCACAATATGCTTCTCAGCTAAAACCGAAACAACTCTTATACAAATAAGCATTCTTGCTCTTATTTCTACATGGATTTCACTAAGAAAATAttttagatccaaatatgaaagtttatgTCCTTATAGCAAGGAACAACCTCCACTTGTTATTAACCGGAAATTACATCAAGAAGACATATTACATGTGTCCTCAAATTTctattttctaacaatcccccacaaatccataaagaaatgcatatcagattttatcatgacttgttTTTTTAGAGTCGGTACCCTTCTGAGTTTGAACCCTTCTAAGTCCCCTACTTCGATGGTTACCGGATatagatggaatgtttcaccttaaATCTCTATTCGtttggtgtaaccacactccatagacgacgacaagtcaaaagGCTATGGTGCATATCTACGGCTTTGGCTTTGAGACGTTATGGTCTTGTCTCGATcatgttcgtcgaatgcttcaaggaataaccctttcctctaattgcgaccacataATTGCATTCGCTTAGATGGACATCTCCAAAGATGTACTGCTAACATCTCGTCTTtcgacttgaccccattcagagtttacAAATCCTGACACAGTATTTGGTCCATCCGAATTTATCAAATCCTGATCTAAAACTGTTACAATCAGAGTTTGTTAAAACTCTTGCTGACTAGCAGTccaagtacctcttaaggtttacaggggatagactctTCCTTAaaacttgttattaccacattgaatatacttcgagggatctcctctcaggtgtattgggttcccgctgttgatgaattatgatgggttatcAGTCTCATCCCCAACCTGGACTTAAGGACTACAGCATGATCAAGCCCTTTAGTCAGTGGATCAactatattatcctgagttcctatgaactctatagcaataatcctatcagacacaagaccccttatagactttagtccAACTTAGATGTgctctttgttttagcattatactttacacttctgactttgtTGATAGTTGTACGACTATCAAAATGAACATAAATGGCAGGAAACGACTTGCTTACTATaggtaacatactcatgagtccatgtaaccattcagcctccatccccatggcatcaagtgcacacaactcagcctcaaaagtagaccgagtaatcaaagtaTGTCTTGAAGACTTCCATgacactgctccacccgcaagggtaaacacatatccagtcactccattggaatcggatttcttagctatccaacttgcatcactgtacccctcgagtacccccgaaaatctccggtaatgcaagccaagggaaatagttcccttcagatatctaagaactctatccagtgcctttcattgagtcttgtttggacagcctgtatatctagccaacttagacacagaataagaaatatctggcctagtcacattagcaagatattgcaaactcccaataatctgagaataccttaattGAGACACAtgaactcctgaactattcttgactaaggcaacttttgaatcatatggtgtactagtgattctataatttgaataatcgtacttctcaagtatatatttctctatataatgagactgtgacatAGTTActccatcagttgactgagtcaacttgatcccaagaatcacgCTAGCCttacccatatccttcatctcaaagtgcctcttcaagaaactctttgtctcgttaataatctcaatattggttctaAACAAtaagatatcatctacatacaagcacacgatcacacaatcattaccttTAACCTTATAGTCGACACACTTGttactttcattaactaaaaactcgaagtctaaaacagattcatcaaactttttatgccagtctataggtgcttgtttaagacCATGGATGGACTTGAttagtctacatactttcctctcattaccagaaataacaaatccctcaggctgatccatataaatctcttcttcatggtcaccatgaagaaaaggtgcctttacatccatttgatggatgataagaccatgtacagaagccaaagtaataagcattctgattgttgtcattcgggcaactagagaatatgtatcaaagtaatcaatgccttccctttgcctaaagcccttagcaactagcctagccttgtacttatctattgagccatcagggttttgcttcctcttgaagatccatttacatccaatagtagaacacccaagagggagatcaactaactcccacGTTCCGTTTGAAataattgagtcaatttcactctttacagcGCCTTTCAAATGtcttgactccgaagaatccatggCTTGACGAAAAGTTAAtggctcatcctcgacattgtaagtgataaagtcacttccaaagtccttgactacctttgcacgcttagtccttctaggttcctctacttcgttaggagtagagctactactaggatccacccccacatttgtcataTTTTTCACATGATCAGGAATATAACTCGATGTatgagtgggatcatcctcataactacccaaaggtatactagtcttcatagggaatacttcctcaaagaaagttgcatcacgaaactcaactatcatATTTGCCACAATACtatctatgtcagattttaatactaaaaatctcatagcagttatggtttcaagatagcccaaaaagatacaatcaacagttttcggacccagtttctttctcttgtattcagggacaagcaccttagcaaggcacccccacacacgaagataactcaaacttgtcctacgctttctccataattcatatggtgtcttgtacatatgtttcagagggactatattcagaatatggcaatccgtattcagagcctctccccacatgtacttaggcaacccagaatTAATTAGTATACtgttaatcatatctttaaaagttctgttctttcgtttggccaccccattagactcatgtgtgtatggtggagtaacctcatgaactataccattgcttgcgcaaaattcattaaacaaggtactcgtatactcaccacctctatcagacctcaaacgtttaagtactttgccagtttgtgtttcagcttcatttttatacataataaatttatctagtgcttcatccttatgtttaagcaaataaatataacaatatctactacattgttagatatatttgataatgtcatggctaatatgatttatgtttagatttcagatcttacttaacaggacaagtcagtacttaaccattaatcagtacttatactggaagtcaggacttaaggatatcagtacttatattatcaggagataatcatcagaagttagatatcagaacttaagtgctgaaggacgttcagataaggacagtagctgattaaaggaaagaagatcgagataaacataagaagagatatgcatgaagaaggagttccgtgaagaatggaatacttggaagaaaagatatctgattgatatattttaggaagcagaattatattccatatcaattagcgattatcttgtaactgtgtagtatataaacacagacatagggtttacactataagtgttatcatattcgagaagattatttattgtaaccctagcagctctcgtgatatttgttcatcactgagaggtaacagttccatactgtaacagagtttattgtttcaataaagtttgttttctgttacttaatatattaaagttcgatttgattgtattatacactgtattcacccccctctacagtgtgtgtgacctaacaagtggtatcagagctaatctgttaacacacatacagttaaagatccaaacacaatcatgtctgacacagaaactccaactaagcctacgaaaactgaagaacctccaaagacacaaattcaaagtcggtatgagactatcagagttcccatactgagaccatctgaatatcccatatggaaggtaaggatgaccatgttcctggaagcaacagatccagaataccttgatagaatcaaggaagggcctcacaaaccaaccaagctcgcagttgcagttgcaggtgaagcagcaaagaccgtaccaaaggagaagagtgattatactgctgaagatatagcatcaattgctaaggatgctaaggtacgacacttactgcatagtgccattgataatgtaatgtcaaacagggtaatcaactgcaagactgctaaggagatatgggatgctctggaaacaaggtgtcagggaactgacacaattaaaaagaacaggaagacaatactcactcaagagtatgaacattttgactcaaagactaatgagtcattgaatgatttatatgatagatttgtcaaacttttgaatgatttgtcattggttgataaagagtatgatcttgaagattcaaaccttaaattcctgttaactcttcctgaatgctgggatttgaaggcaacgacaattagagacaactacaatcttgatgaaacaactcttgatgaaatctatagaatgctcaagactcatgaactagagatggaacaaagaagtaagaggaaaggaggaaagtcaaggacaattgctcttaaggctgaagaagaatcccccaaagcagcttcctcaaggaaagacaagggtaaagctcttttcataaagtctgaaactgagtcatcaagttctgaaagtgatgatgactcagattctgaaagcttgcctgagactgatgctgatgaggagatgatgaagctgtgtgctcttatggtgaaaggaatcacaaagattgcatacaggaagttcaggaagggaaagaagttttccaggaaaggcataagttctgataagaagaatttcagaagatctgaagatagaggaggaaagtctgacataggagattataccaatgttaaatgctataactgtggtgagaaagaccacatatctcctgattgcaagaaggcaaagggtgacaaaggcaaggctcttgtcacaaagcagaaaagctggacagacacctcagactctgaaagtgaggagaactatgcattgatggcaaatgctgataaagaaagtgctgagagcagttctgaagctgctgaaacaaaggtacctcagactacttatgcttttcatactgatgatattaatgagttgagaagatatcttaaaaccatgtttgttagctatagagatcaaactttaacatgtgaaagattaacttctgaaaatcttgcttttaagaaaagaaatgatttcttagaaaaagagttagtcatgttccatcaaactcagaaggatatagatgatgctttttatgttagggatgaagtgctaaaaatgaatgaatctctaaaaactgagttaaaa
This genomic interval from Apium graveolens cultivar Ventura chromosome 8, ASM990537v1, whole genome shotgun sequence contains the following:
- the LOC141676915 gene encoding glucan endo-1,3-beta-glucosidase 11-like isoform X2; the encoded protein is MANCSTRLTAMLHIILLIVVMSITGFHFVRQVESLGINYGQVGNNLPQPQIVLQLLRSLKITKARIYDTNPQVLTAFANSGVSLIVTIENDMLATIMDQQQALQWITNHIKPYVPDTKITGIAVGNEVFTGDDISLIDKLVPAIISIHKALVYLGLDQSIRVSTPSSLAVLANSFPPSAGCFQPELNEIMTQFLHFLSNTKSPFWINAYPYFAYKDDPSGIPLNYVLFNTNNGMIDPHTKLKYDNMLYAQVDAVVYAMARLGFGGIEVKVSETGWPSQGDPNEVGATATNAAIYNRNLLRRQMKNEGTPLKPKLKLDVYLFALFNEDMKPGPASERNYGLYEPDLTMAYNVGLSPSTSTATISLTSTADNLID
- the LOC141676915 gene encoding glucan endo-1,3-beta-glucosidase 11-like isoform X1; translation: MANCSTRLTAMLHIILLIVVMSITGFHFVRQVESLGINYGQVGNNLPQPQIVLQLLRSLKITKARIYDTNPQVLTAFANSGVSLIVTIENDMLATIMDQQQALQWITNHIKPYVPDTKITGIAVGNEVFTGDDISLIDKLVPAIISIHKALVYLGLDQSIRVSTPSSLAVLANSFPPSAGCFQPELNEIMTQFLHFLSNTKSPFWINAYPYFAYKDDPSGIPLNYVLFNTNNGMIDPHTKLKYDNMLYAQVDAVVYAMARLGFGGIEVKVSETGWPSQGDPNEVGATATNAAIYNRNLLRRQMKNEGTPLKPKLKLDVYLFALFNEDMKPGPASERNYGLYEPDLTMAYNVGLSPSTSTATISLTSTADNLVPKMNHCCLIYTMFIHMLALQVFVRRHIN